A single Marinobacter sp. es.042 DNA region contains:
- a CDS encoding methyltransferase codes for MTLPPAASLHHGAESFYQHWQQLNDWLVQHSEFWQPAPFMTPEPAWARRYPELAAMLAELTDGECQQLDGSPIELASRVASWLPSLDRYADMVQLPELLSAPEKASEATLPEIRATDMPGRKRLQSGAFTAALTPLEHPALDWCCGKGHLSRTLAPFCPGEIQGFEWNPELVRDGNRLAQQFGDPVSIGCQDVMAADLSLPSRHHGVALHACGDLHRQLLKRGSKAGLPRLSISPCCYHLTEMEQYRPLSQRAANYQKALQPSRNDLRLAVQETVTAPARVREQTRLVSQWRLGFDGLQRQLRGRDEYLPVPSNPPRLLNEGFPAFCRWAAAKKQLRLSDTVDFDHWQAFGEQRLAEVRRHELVRHLFRRPLELWMVLDYALFLEEQGYRVRLGHFCDRSLTPRNLLLDAVRVSGTQPVQHSHS; via the coding sequence ATGACGTTACCTCCGGCGGCGAGTTTACACCACGGCGCGGAATCTTTTTACCAGCATTGGCAGCAGCTGAACGACTGGCTGGTGCAGCATTCCGAGTTCTGGCAACCGGCGCCATTCATGACGCCGGAGCCTGCCTGGGCGCGTCGTTATCCGGAACTGGCCGCCATGCTTGCGGAACTTACCGATGGGGAGTGCCAGCAACTGGATGGCAGCCCGATTGAGTTGGCGTCTCGGGTAGCCTCATGGTTGCCGTCCCTCGACCGTTACGCCGACATGGTTCAACTGCCGGAGCTGTTATCGGCACCCGAAAAGGCATCGGAGGCGACTCTCCCGGAAATCCGGGCCACGGATATGCCCGGTCGGAAACGCCTGCAGTCGGGCGCCTTTACGGCGGCACTGACACCGCTGGAACACCCCGCCCTGGACTGGTGTTGTGGTAAGGGCCATCTGTCCCGGACGCTGGCGCCGTTTTGCCCCGGTGAGATACAGGGTTTCGAGTGGAATCCTGAGCTGGTGCGCGATGGCAACCGACTGGCTCAACAGTTCGGAGATCCCGTGTCGATCGGCTGCCAGGATGTCATGGCGGCGGATTTGTCGCTTCCCAGCCGTCACCACGGTGTTGCACTGCATGCTTGTGGCGATCTGCACCGGCAGTTGCTTAAGCGAGGCAGTAAAGCCGGGTTGCCAAGATTGAGCATCTCGCCCTGCTGCTACCACCTCACCGAGATGGAACAATACCGGCCGCTTTCCCAGCGAGCGGCAAATTACCAAAAAGCGCTGCAGCCGAGCCGGAACGATCTTCGGCTTGCGGTTCAGGAAACCGTGACGGCACCGGCCCGGGTGAGGGAACAGACCCGCCTTGTCAGCCAGTGGCGCCTGGGATTTGATGGTCTGCAGCGGCAACTTCGTGGGCGTGATGAGTATCTGCCGGTACCTTCGAATCCGCCCCGCCTTTTGAACGAAGGCTTTCCCGCTTTTTGCCGGTGGGCGGCGGCAAAAAAACAGCTCCGATTATCCGATACGGTGGACTTTGATCACTGGCAGGCGTTTGGCGAGCAACGGCTGGCTGAGGTTCGCCGCCATGAGCTGGTCAGGCATCTGTTCCGGCGTCCTCTGGAGCTCTGGATGGTGTTGGATTACGCGCTCTTTCTGGAGGAGCAGGGGTACAGGGTCAGGCTGGGACATTTCTGCGACCGTTCACTGACACCCCGCAACCTGCTGCTTGATGCGGTCAGGGTTTCCGGTACTCAACCCGTTCAACACAGCCATTCCTGA
- a CDS encoding tRNA(Met) cytidine acetyltransferase TmcA, translating into MSHSGPDAKADLSAWRALQDSLAANGERRLVLLEGDREQNLRWLSGLLPGLEIQSGLWTGPADHSPDNRLTRVTPPGARKWLGREVSLIVWDGWQGNPPDAFAALSGALTAGGLLFWLMPPLAEWSRFADPDYSRTGLEHGPNHPFAARMADLLADDDAVIRVSPDRPESRPPVPPLPEKRFRIAATRDQEQLVQRLVRFGLGRRRRPLIVTADRGRGKSAAMGMAAAELLRQGRQDIVVTAPSEQNVETLFRHARESLGDELAEASPGILASRTGGRLRFIPVRDLLALRPEAEVVLVDEAAAIPAPLLKSVLLGWPRVAFATTVHGYEGAGRGFAIRFRQVLDQSTPQWQSVTLSEPVRWALNDPLEALITRLFLLAADGGRLPGKTEHSAGELVIEPWEPAAASDGALSRAFGLLVDAHYRTSPADLRQWLDDPAARSWRARIGDQTVGVLWCALEGGLPAELAEQVSLGTRRIRGHLLPQSLASHSGYPEAAVLRSLRVVRIAVSDEVRRAGIGQSMVQAARAYAAEQDVDYLGTSFGGSADLLAFWQTCGLHVVRVGLQQEASSGEYPLQMVAGFSQAGRDLEERIRNRLADHWLTLLPGNWQGLEPTLLAGITADLPTGPTLDKDDLRDLRNFANGHRGFQVTVPVLRKLSQVPGIMAWLKSHEALAVWCQGVLQGRPWSALQADRLCLGQREGEDRLRQVVRDLLKDGPGL; encoded by the coding sequence ATGAGCCATTCCGGACCCGATGCCAAAGCGGATCTATCCGCCTGGCGTGCCCTGCAGGACAGCCTCGCCGCCAACGGTGAACGCCGGCTGGTTCTGCTTGAGGGTGATCGGGAACAGAACCTCAGGTGGCTTTCCGGTCTGTTACCCGGGTTGGAAATACAGAGCGGCCTCTGGACCGGACCGGCGGATCACAGCCCCGATAACCGGTTGACCCGGGTGACGCCCCCCGGGGCTCGAAAGTGGCTCGGGCGTGAAGTCTCGCTTATTGTCTGGGATGGCTGGCAAGGCAATCCTCCGGATGCCTTTGCCGCGCTCTCCGGTGCGCTCACCGCTGGTGGCCTGCTGTTCTGGCTGATGCCGCCGCTGGCAGAGTGGTCCCGCTTTGCGGATCCCGATTACTCGAGAACCGGTCTGGAGCATGGTCCGAACCATCCGTTTGCTGCCCGCATGGCCGACCTGCTTGCCGACGATGATGCGGTCATCCGGGTGTCACCCGACCGTCCGGAATCACGGCCGCCGGTTCCGCCCCTGCCTGAGAAACGCTTTCGAATCGCCGCCACCCGGGATCAGGAACAATTGGTTCAGCGCCTCGTCCGTTTTGGCCTGGGCCGACGGCGCCGGCCGCTGATAGTGACGGCGGACCGGGGCCGTGGCAAATCTGCAGCGATGGGTATGGCTGCAGCCGAATTGTTGCGCCAAGGCAGGCAGGACATCGTGGTTACCGCGCCCTCGGAGCAGAATGTGGAGACCCTCTTTCGCCACGCCCGTGAGTCTCTCGGGGACGAATTGGCCGAAGCCAGCCCGGGGATACTCGCCTCCCGAACCGGTGGCCGCCTGAGGTTTATTCCGGTGCGTGACTTGCTGGCTTTGCGGCCGGAAGCCGAAGTGGTCCTGGTGGATGAGGCAGCAGCGATTCCGGCGCCGCTGCTGAAATCGGTTCTGCTCGGCTGGCCGAGAGTGGCGTTCGCCACCACGGTCCATGGTTACGAAGGGGCTGGCCGGGGCTTTGCCATTCGTTTTCGACAGGTCCTTGATCAATCAACGCCCCAGTGGCAGTCGGTAACGTTGAGCGAGCCGGTACGCTGGGCCCTGAACGATCCGCTGGAAGCCCTGATCACCCGACTCTTTCTGCTGGCTGCCGACGGTGGTCGCTTGCCCGGGAAAACTGAACACAGCGCCGGGGAGCTGGTCATTGAACCCTGGGAGCCGGCAGCGGCAAGTGACGGAGCCCTGTCCCGTGCCTTTGGGTTGCTGGTGGATGCCCATTACCGGACCAGCCCCGCTGATCTGAGGCAGTGGCTGGATGACCCGGCCGCCCGTAGCTGGCGCGCGCGAATTGGCGATCAGACGGTTGGTGTGCTCTGGTGCGCGCTCGAAGGTGGCCTTCCGGCTGAGCTGGCAGAGCAGGTCAGTCTGGGTACCCGGCGAATACGGGGCCACCTGCTGCCGCAATCGTTGGCCAGCCACAGCGGCTATCCCGAGGCCGCGGTCTTGCGGAGTCTGAGGGTTGTCCGCATTGCAGTATCAGACGAGGTCAGACGCGCGGGCATTGGCCAAAGCATGGTGCAGGCTGCCAGGGCGTATGCCGCCGAGCAGGATGTTGATTACCTCGGAACCAGCTTCGGTGGCAGCGCTGACCTGCTCGCGTTTTGGCAGACCTGCGGTCTGCATGTGGTCAGGGTTGGCTTGCAGCAGGAAGCATCCAGTGGCGAATACCCACTGCAGATGGTGGCCGGCTTTTCGCAGGCTGGTCGCGACCTGGAAGAACGCATCCGCAACCGCCTGGCCGATCATTGGCTTACTCTCTTGCCCGGCAACTGGCAGGGGCTGGAGCCAACATTGCTGGCCGGGATAACCGCCGATCTGCCCACCGGGCCGACGCTGGACAAGGATGATTTGCGGGATCTCCGCAATTTCGCCAATGGGCATCGTGGCTTTCAGGTTACTGTCCCGGTATTGCGGAAGCTGAGTCAGGTGCCGGGGATCATGGCGTGGCTGAAAAGCCATGAGGCGCTTGCGGTCTGGTGCCAGGGTGTTCTTCAGGGGCGGCCCTGGTCCGCGCTGCAGGCGGACAGGCTTTGCCTGGGCCAGAGAGAAGGCGAAGATCGTCTGCGACAGGTGGTGCGTGATCTTTTGAAGGATGGCCCGGGTTTGTGA
- a CDS encoding c-type cytochrome, which yields MNLKHYAVAGIFALGAAVPAVVSAADAEAGKAKAAVCAACHGQNGLAQIPTYPNLAGQNEQYLVSALKAYKNKQRSGGQAAIMQGQAAALSDADIANLAAYFASLPADGGK from the coding sequence ATGAATCTGAAACACTACGCTGTTGCGGGAATTTTTGCGCTTGGCGCTGCTGTGCCTGCAGTAGTTTCTGCCGCAGATGCCGAAGCCGGCAAGGCCAAGGCGGCTGTCTGTGCCGCGTGCCATGGCCAGAATGGTCTTGCGCAAATCCCGACATACCCGAACCTGGCGGGCCAGAACGAGCAGTACCTGGTATCGGCCCTGAAGGCGTACAAGAACAAGCAACGCTCTGGCGGCCAGGCCGCGATTATGCAGGGGCAGGCTGCTGCCCTGAGTGACGCCGACATTGCCAATCTGGCGGCCTACTTCGCGAGCCTGCCGGCAGACGGCGGCAAGTAA
- a CDS encoding DUF4124 domain-containing protein, with translation MFLQECEEPMLRAMALIFTLSVLALPAQAQAQVFRCEKDGNTVFSDQPCGEDAQSVELRDNRIGGSFNQNLPAQEPPDPEEQAEESEQEEEAGTCRFINSTDLRRYLVREQVVRGMTRDNVRRAFGNPPETYTSPQEVWIYQTRYYGALYELTYVYFRNGCVERVEYRKP, from the coding sequence TTGTTTCTGCAAGAATGCGAGGAACCGATGCTCAGAGCCATGGCACTGATCTTCACGCTCTCTGTTCTGGCATTGCCGGCGCAGGCGCAGGCTCAGGTTTTTCGCTGCGAAAAAGACGGCAATACGGTGTTCTCGGACCAGCCCTGCGGCGAAGATGCCCAATCCGTCGAACTGCGGGATAACCGAATTGGCGGCAGTTTCAATCAGAACCTCCCGGCTCAGGAACCCCCTGATCCAGAAGAGCAGGCCGAAGAGTCAGAGCAAGAAGAAGAGGCCGGCACATGCCGTTTTATCAACTCCACCGATTTGCGTCGTTATCTGGTTCGGGAGCAGGTGGTGCGGGGCATGACCCGGGATAACGTGCGCCGTGCTTTCGGCAACCCTCCGGAAACCTACACCAGCCCCCAGGAAGTCTGGATCTACCAGACCCGCTATTACGGCGCACTCTATGAGCTGACCTATGTGTATTTCAGGAATGGCTGTGTTGAACGGGTTGAGTACCGGAAACCCTGA
- a CDS encoding enoyl-CoA hydratase/isomerase family protein yields MSVEAEELACREGHMGVLTLNSPGTLNALSEHMIEQIQDILDRWANDDRICIVVIQGAGERAFCAGGDIRELYDAILDGQEPEKPVRFFSREYRMDYKIHRFPKPVLGIAHGVVMGGGLGVFSGCRYRLVTPDVTLAMPEITIGLFPDVGASWFLKRLPGRLGLFMGLTGARLNVSDTLRVGLADMAILPEDRDRLLDRLASERWTGQTAADDNRLFRLLNQIQTPDYRTLPPSHLARHEQRIARLSAGDELPDIVDQLLAAEVDCDWWHACMNTLRNGCPVSAWLVWTQLQKAQQMSLKDAFRMELAMVSECIRRPDLAEGIRALAIDKDRQPKWSYSSVADVPEDVVAAHFTPDWDDETDPMGLE; encoded by the coding sequence ATGTCTGTAGAGGCCGAGGAACTTGCATGCCGCGAAGGGCACATGGGTGTTCTTACACTGAACTCCCCGGGCACTCTCAACGCGCTTTCCGAACACATGATCGAGCAGATCCAGGACATCCTGGACCGCTGGGCCAATGATGACCGAATCTGCATCGTGGTCATTCAGGGCGCCGGTGAGAGAGCCTTTTGCGCCGGCGGTGATATCCGCGAACTCTATGATGCAATTCTCGACGGGCAAGAGCCGGAGAAACCGGTACGGTTTTTCAGCCGGGAATACCGGATGGATTACAAAATCCATCGCTTCCCAAAGCCCGTGCTGGGTATAGCCCACGGCGTGGTGATGGGCGGCGGTCTTGGTGTGTTCTCAGGCTGCCGGTATCGGCTGGTTACGCCGGATGTCACGCTGGCAATGCCCGAGATCACGATCGGGCTGTTTCCGGATGTGGGTGCCAGCTGGTTTTTGAAACGGCTGCCTGGAAGGCTGGGGCTGTTCATGGGGTTGACCGGCGCCCGTTTGAACGTCAGCGATACGCTGCGGGTTGGTCTCGCCGACATGGCCATCCTGCCGGAGGACCGGGATCGCCTGCTTGACCGACTGGCCTCGGAACGCTGGACCGGCCAAACCGCCGCCGATGACAATCGACTGTTCAGGTTACTCAACCAGATCCAGACACCGGATTACCGGACACTGCCACCCAGTCACCTCGCCCGGCACGAACAGCGGATTGCCAGGCTGAGCGCCGGCGATGAACTTCCGGACATCGTTGATCAACTGCTGGCAGCGGAGGTTGACTGCGACTGGTGGCATGCCTGTATGAACACGCTCAGAAACGGATGCCCGGTCTCTGCATGGCTGGTCTGGACCCAGTTACAGAAAGCGCAGCAAATGTCCCTGAAGGACGCCTTCCGCATGGAACTGGCGATGGTTTCCGAATGCATCCGCCGGCCTGACCTGGCAGAGGGAATCCGGGCTCTGGCTATCGACAAGGACCGCCAGCCAAAATGGAGTTACTCGAGCGTGGCCGATGTGCCGGAAGACGTGGTTGCGGCTCATTTCACCCCGGACTGGGATGACGAGACGGATCCGATGGGCCTGGAGTAA
- a CDS encoding OmpA family protein, translating into MNVMRPISAAVLAATLATPAMADRQETVYINPFAGFQLFDDKRDLSETGTFGVGVEYRFRPHWSVEALYSRADADRKYVPGESEFDEIRVDGTYYFAGPDEAWNPYVSLGAGHADFGSDNSGVRTAGSNHDETRVNVGTGFRYNISDAVSLRGDLREFHGIDESTFDTQVSLGISFAFTRTVAQASPAPARPADADGDGVPDSRDQCPGTPAGATVDGNGCEPDSDRDGVADGRDQCPDTPRGAEVNSRGCELDSDNDGVVNSKDQCPDTTAGADVDSSGCEGVVETIQTFTIEVNFPTNSSVIGNAYDSEISRVADFMKENPETIVEIAGHSDSRGDADYNQFLSQRRAEAVAGRLTGPLGVDPARVEAVGYGEEQPIASNNTADGRAANRRVEARIQVRR; encoded by the coding sequence ATGAACGTCATGCGTCCGATTTCCGCGGCTGTACTGGCCGCTACCCTGGCAACCCCGGCCATGGCCGATCGTCAGGAAACCGTTTACATCAACCCGTTTGCAGGTTTTCAGCTGTTTGACGACAAGCGCGATCTGAGCGAAACCGGCACCTTCGGCGTTGGTGTGGAATACCGCTTCCGTCCCCACTGGTCGGTAGAGGCGCTGTACTCACGTGCCGATGCAGACCGCAAATACGTGCCCGGAGAATCGGAATTTGATGAAATCCGGGTTGACGGTACCTACTACTTTGCAGGGCCGGACGAAGCCTGGAACCCATACGTGTCTCTGGGCGCAGGCCATGCAGACTTTGGTTCGGACAACAGTGGCGTTCGCACTGCGGGCAGCAACCATGACGAAACCCGAGTGAACGTGGGTACCGGCTTCCGCTACAACATCAGCGACGCCGTATCACTGCGTGGCGATCTACGTGAGTTCCACGGTATTGACGAGAGCACCTTCGATACACAGGTTTCTTTGGGTATCAGTTTTGCGTTTACCCGCACCGTGGCGCAAGCCTCTCCGGCGCCTGCGCGTCCGGCAGATGCAGATGGTGATGGCGTGCCGGATTCACGGGACCAGTGCCCCGGCACCCCGGCTGGCGCAACCGTTGACGGCAATGGCTGCGAGCCGGATTCGGATCGCGACGGCGTGGCCGACGGTCGTGACCAGTGCCCCGACACACCGCGCGGCGCGGAAGTTAACAGCCGTGGTTGTGAACTGGACAGCGATAACGACGGCGTGGTCAATAGCAAAGACCAGTGCCCGGACACCACCGCTGGCGCAGACGTGGATTCATCCGGCTGTGAAGGTGTCGTTGAGACCATCCAGACTTTCACCATCGAAGTGAATTTCCCGACCAACAGCTCTGTGATTGGGAACGCCTACGACAGTGAAATCAGTCGTGTCGCTGATTTCATGAAAGAAAATCCGGAAACCATCGTGGAGATTGCCGGTCACTCTGACAGCCGCGGCGACGCGGACTACAACCAGTTCCTGTCGCAGCGTCGCGCTGAAGCAGTTGCCGGCCGTCTGACCGGGCCTCTAGGTGTTGATCCGGCACGAGTGGAAGCCGTAGGTTATGGTGAGGAGCAGCCGATCGCGTCCAACAACACAGCGGACGGTCGAGCTGCCAACCGCCGTGTAGAAGCGCGCATTCAGGTCCGCCGTTAA
- a CDS encoding ATP-dependent helicase, with protein sequence MRERYPLYQQAVTIPAMPTEPQIPETTNLPAFLTDEQRAIITAGYEHSVITAVAGSGKTSTLAWRIRYLLGQGHDPDRMLVLMFNRSARVDFERKLQEVCAQSGLALPEIRTYHAMGLRLYKRFVREGYLPGFSEKILTEQEISFQAWQLTRRLAPEDLADEIRRNKKDFVETATGFIDLVKTTLSPAEIVFEELGYSDKHKYLVDLFHSFEQWRKSQGRISYADMLYEPVMAIHQNPPLQRLVGNKMDLILVDEYQDTNEIQHLLLRYVAGDRARVTVVGDPDQTIYEFRGAKPEFILKRFSDEFESPLEQTLSYTFRYGHRVALLANHLICHNTGRKDVLCHSHASTPGTEITLHRSESDADTVLQIFQGQSEPALAGTAILFRVWSQSVPIELKLLARQIPYRIDAGKGALFSREVQAITALLMVVTGKLENLPDEDRLELARQLLRFPHVGLKEPELEQLARFLAGFSSGWHERLLAMDFDALAPMAARKLRKLGEVLAQLRSYGGPVAGLISVYAEHTDLYEGIRSLALTHESAEERIDTIQGFRQYLKSLDVTAEGALEHLKTLKQQAGEKQQGGVLLSTIHRTKGLEWPTVIIPGLQEKYLPYSPRPQDNARAFLESERRLLYVAMTRTRQQLHLITRPASKQPHLDGDLGPSRFVEECCFELSEEFGRWLDDRSPAETSTIRLTAPLTPVSQRYADRESVNLEGQTATLENSTEPLWHQKRLGHAIFGPGSVVAEDENSFEVHFDNGEVLNFSKKSAHLYFSALA encoded by the coding sequence ATGCGGGAGCGGTATCCGCTCTACCAGCAGGCCGTTACAATACCGGCCATGCCGACCGAACCCCAAATTCCTGAGACCACCAACCTTCCGGCTTTCCTCACTGATGAGCAGCGGGCGATTATCACCGCGGGCTATGAGCATTCGGTGATTACCGCCGTAGCCGGCAGTGGCAAGACCTCGACGCTGGCCTGGCGAATCCGGTATCTGCTGGGCCAGGGCCACGATCCGGACCGGATGTTGGTATTGATGTTCAACCGGAGCGCCCGGGTCGATTTCGAGCGCAAGCTGCAGGAGGTTTGCGCCCAGAGCGGGCTGGCGCTGCCGGAGATTCGGACGTATCACGCCATGGGCCTTCGGCTGTACAAACGATTTGTGCGGGAGGGTTATCTGCCGGGATTCTCAGAGAAGATTCTGACCGAGCAGGAGATCAGTTTTCAGGCCTGGCAGTTGACACGGCGGCTGGCTCCGGAGGATCTGGCGGATGAGATCCGGCGCAACAAGAAGGATTTTGTCGAGACGGCGACGGGGTTTATCGATCTGGTGAAAACAACGCTGTCGCCGGCGGAGATCGTGTTTGAGGAACTGGGGTATTCCGACAAACACAAATACCTGGTCGATCTGTTCCACAGTTTTGAGCAGTGGCGGAAAAGCCAGGGGCGGATCAGCTACGCCGACATGCTGTACGAGCCGGTGATGGCGATTCACCAGAATCCGCCTTTGCAGCGGCTGGTAGGCAACAAGATGGATCTGATTCTGGTGGATGAGTACCAGGACACCAATGAGATCCAGCACCTGCTGCTGCGCTACGTGGCTGGAGACCGGGCCCGGGTGACGGTTGTTGGCGACCCGGACCAGACGATCTACGAGTTCCGGGGCGCAAAGCCCGAGTTTATTCTCAAGCGGTTCAGCGATGAGTTCGAAAGCCCGCTGGAGCAGACGCTCAGCTATACCTTCCGGTACGGCCATCGCGTCGCTTTGCTCGCCAACCATCTGATCTGTCACAACACCGGTCGCAAGGATGTGCTTTGCCATTCCCACGCTTCCACTCCCGGCACGGAGATCACCCTGCATCGGTCGGAAAGCGATGCCGATACCGTGCTTCAGATTTTTCAGGGCCAATCGGAACCGGCTCTGGCAGGCACGGCCATTCTGTTCCGGGTCTGGAGTCAGAGTGTCCCTATCGAGCTGAAGTTGCTGGCTCGTCAGATTCCCTACCGGATTGATGCCGGCAAGGGCGCGCTGTTCAGCCGGGAAGTTCAGGCGATCACTGCCCTTCTGATGGTGGTGACCGGGAAACTGGAAAACCTGCCGGACGAGGATCGTCTGGAGCTGGCACGGCAGTTGTTGCGCTTTCCTCATGTGGGTCTGAAAGAGCCGGAGCTGGAGCAGTTGGCGCGTTTCCTGGCAGGATTTTCCAGTGGCTGGCACGAGCGTCTGCTGGCGATGGACTTCGACGCGCTGGCGCCCATGGCCGCCCGCAAGCTCAGAAAACTCGGCGAAGTGCTTGCCCAACTGCGCAGCTACGGAGGTCCGGTTGCAGGACTGATCAGCGTCTATGCCGAACATACGGATCTTTACGAGGGCATCCGCAGCCTGGCGCTGACGCATGAGAGTGCCGAGGAAAGGATCGATACGATACAAGGATTCCGGCAGTACCTTAAAAGCCTTGATGTCACAGCTGAAGGCGCCCTGGAGCACCTGAAAACCCTCAAGCAGCAGGCGGGTGAAAAACAGCAGGGTGGGGTGCTGCTCTCAACGATTCACCGCACCAAGGGTCTGGAATGGCCAACGGTTATCATTCCCGGACTGCAGGAGAAATACCTGCCGTACAGCCCCCGCCCCCAGGACAATGCCAGAGCATTTCTGGAAAGCGAGCGACGACTGCTGTACGTGGCTATGACACGTACACGCCAGCAGCTACACCTGATCACCCGACCGGCCAGCAAGCAACCGCACCTGGACGGCGATCTGGGCCCAAGCCGTTTCGTGGAAGAGTGCTGCTTTGAACTTTCCGAGGAATTCGGTCGCTGGCTGGATGATCGATCTCCGGCAGAAACATCAACCATTCGGTTAACTGCCCCCCTGACACCGGTCAGCCAGCGTTACGCCGACCGGGAGAGCGTCAACCTTGAGGGCCAGACGGCAACACTCGAAAACTCAACGGAACCACTCTGGCATCAAAAACGTCTTGGCCACGCGATCTTTGGCCCCGGCTCGGTGGTCGCCGAAGATGAGAATTCTTTCGAAGTGCATTTCGACAACGGCGAGGTGCTCAACTTCAGTAAAAAAAGCGCGCATCTGTATTTTTCCGCTCTGGCCTGA
- a CDS encoding ankyrin repeat domain-containing protein produces the protein MAKGTGAFRVLLILLPLVVFLSACASPNQPVALTPEALAEADALLVSAAGNGEKRRVQLLLSAGADVNTSDQYGYTPVMRAAENGHLSVVKVLVAAGANVNVSQGGESLLMKIVANGDLLTAERLVAAGADVNYEASDGQTALDVARATNNRDLEMLLVQAGAEF, from the coding sequence ATGGCCAAGGGAACCGGCGCCTTCCGTGTTTTGCTGATTTTGCTTCCGCTTGTTGTTTTCCTGTCCGCCTGCGCCTCCCCGAACCAACCGGTTGCCCTGACCCCCGAGGCCCTGGCCGAGGCGGATGCACTGCTGGTTTCAGCCGCCGGGAATGGTGAAAAGCGGCGCGTGCAGCTGTTGTTGTCGGCCGGCGCCGATGTGAACACCAGTGACCAGTACGGGTATACCCCCGTGATGCGGGCGGCGGAAAACGGCCATCTGTCGGTGGTGAAGGTATTGGTGGCAGCCGGTGCCAACGTCAACGTGAGTCAGGGGGGCGAATCCCTGCTAATGAAAATCGTGGCCAACGGGGATTTGCTGACGGCGGAGCGGTTGGTGGCGGCCGGAGCCGACGTCAATTACGAGGCGAGCGACGGCCAAACGGCACTGGACGTTGCCCGCGCCACCAACAATCGGGATCTGGAAATGTTGCTGGTGCAGGCGGGCGCCGAGTTCTAG
- a CDS encoding DUF2237 family protein, producing the protein MEMSESVNVLGEKLETCGKDPITGFYRDGCCNVGPDDFGLHAVCAVVTDDFLAFSKAQGNDLSTPRPEFGFEGLKAGDSWCLCAGRWQEAFEAGCAPRVRLRATHRAALEKCALDDLKSHGADLS; encoded by the coding sequence ATGGAAATGTCCGAATCGGTAAACGTACTTGGCGAGAAACTGGAAACCTGCGGCAAAGACCCCATCACCGGCTTTTACCGCGATGGCTGCTGCAACGTCGGCCCGGATGATTTTGGCCTGCACGCCGTCTGCGCCGTGGTAACCGACGACTTCCTGGCATTCTCCAAAGCCCAGGGCAACGACCTCAGCACCCCCAGGCCTGAATTCGGCTTCGAAGGCCTGAAAGCGGGTGATAGCTGGTGCCTGTGTGCCGGCCGGTGGCAGGAAGCCTTTGAAGCTGGCTGTGCCCCCAGGGTCCGACTGCGGGCCACCCATCGGGCTGCCCTTGAAAAATGCGCCCTGGACGACCTCAAGTCTCATGGTGCCGACCTTAGCTGA